A single genomic interval of Plantibacter sp. Leaf314 harbors:
- a CDS encoding GuaB3 family IMP dehydrogenase-related protein has product MDIEIGRSKRARRAFAFDDIAVVPSRRTRDPQDVSVSWSIDAYQFEIPVLAAPMDSVVSPKTAIMMGQLGGVGVLDLEGLWTRYEDPEPLLAEIRSLPVGRATARMQEIYAEPIKPELVTARLAEIRAAGVTVAAALSPQRTQELYETVVAAGVDLFVIRGTTVSAEHVSKNQEPLNLKKFIYELDVPVIVGGAATYTAALHLMRTGAAGVLVGFGGGAASTTRASLGIHAPMATAVADVAGARRDYLDESGGRYVHVIADGGLGTSGDIVKAVAMGADAVMLGTALARATDAPGGGWHWGAEAHHLQLPRGRRVEVGTVATLEEILYGPSPKSDGTANLIGALRRSMATTGYSDLKEFQRVEVVVAPYQGN; this is encoded by the coding sequence ATGGATATTGAGATCGGCCGGTCAAAGCGCGCCCGGCGCGCGTTCGCCTTCGACGACATCGCCGTCGTCCCGTCGCGGCGGACCCGCGACCCGCAGGACGTCTCGGTGTCGTGGTCCATCGACGCCTACCAGTTCGAGATCCCCGTGCTCGCGGCACCCATGGACTCCGTCGTCTCACCGAAGACCGCGATCATGATGGGCCAGTTGGGCGGAGTCGGCGTCCTCGACCTCGAGGGCCTCTGGACCCGGTACGAGGACCCGGAGCCGCTCCTCGCCGAGATCCGCTCGCTGCCCGTCGGTCGCGCGACCGCTCGCATGCAGGAGATCTACGCCGAGCCCATCAAGCCCGAACTCGTGACCGCTCGCCTGGCCGAGATCCGCGCCGCCGGCGTGACCGTCGCAGCGGCCTTGTCGCCGCAGCGCACGCAGGAGCTCTACGAGACCGTCGTCGCCGCGGGCGTCGACCTCTTCGTGATCCGCGGCACGACCGTGTCCGCCGAGCACGTCTCCAAGAACCAGGAGCCGCTCAACCTCAAGAAGTTCATCTACGAACTCGACGTCCCGGTCATCGTCGGCGGTGCGGCCACCTACACGGCGGCGCTGCACCTCATGCGGACCGGTGCGGCCGGCGTACTCGTCGGCTTCGGCGGCGGCGCGGCCTCCACCACGCGAGCCTCGCTCGGGATCCACGCACCCATGGCGACCGCGGTGGCCGACGTGGCGGGCGCTCGCCGTGACTACCTCGACGAGTCGGGTGGCCGGTACGTCCACGTCATCGCCGACGGCGGTCTCGGTACCTCCGGCGACATCGTCAAGGCCGTCGCTATGGGTGCCGACGCCGTCATGCTCGGCACCGCACTCGCCCGCGCGACCGACGCCCCGGGTGGCGGCTGGCACTGGGGCGCCGAGGCGCACCACCTGCAGCTGCCGCGCGGTCGTCGCGTCGAGGTCGGAACCGTCGCCACGCTCGAGGAGATCCTGTACGGGCCGTCGCCGAAGTCGGACGGCACCGCCAACCTCATCGGTGCGCTCCGTCGCTCGATGGCCACCACCGGCTACTCGGACCTCAAGGAGTTCCAGCGCGTCGAGGTCGTCGTCGCGCCGTACCAGGGCAACTGA
- the guaB gene encoding IMP dehydrogenase, which translates to MDQPDPFGFVGLTYDDVLLLPGHTDVIPSEAETSSRLTKRITVNTPLLSSAMDTVTEARMAIAMAREGGIGILHRNLSITDQAEQVDRVKRSESGMITNPITTTADATVAEVDELCGQFRISGLPVVNGEGVLVGIITNRDMRFVSPFEKATTRVSEVMTSTGLVTAPVGTDRNAVMALLAQHRIEKLPLIDEAGKLKGLITVKDFDKSEKYPLATKDDSGRLRVGAAIGFFGDAWSRAGQLLDAGVDVIVVDTANGESAGVLDIIRKLKADPAFAGVDVIGGNVATRSGAQALIEAGADAIKVGVGPGSICTTRVVAGVGVPQVTAVYEASLAAREVNVPVIADGGLQYSGDIAKALVAGADTVMLGSLLAGTDESPGDLVFVGGKQFKNYRGMGSLGAMQTRGEKTSYSKDRYFQADVPSDDKLIPEGIEGQVPYRGPVSAVAYQLIGGLRQSMFYVGARNIGELKAKGKFVRITSAGLKESHPHDVQIVVEAPNYRK; encoded by the coding sequence ATGGACCAGCCTGATCCGTTCGGATTCGTAGGACTCACGTATGACGATGTGCTGCTGCTCCCCGGGCACACCGACGTCATCCCGAGCGAGGCGGAGACCTCGTCCCGATTGACGAAGCGGATCACGGTGAACACGCCGCTGCTGTCGAGTGCGATGGACACCGTCACCGAGGCACGCATGGCGATCGCGATGGCTCGCGAGGGCGGCATCGGGATCCTGCATCGGAACCTCTCGATCACCGACCAGGCCGAGCAGGTCGACCGCGTCAAGCGGAGCGAGTCGGGCATGATCACGAACCCGATCACGACGACCGCCGACGCCACCGTCGCCGAGGTCGACGAACTGTGCGGCCAGTTCCGCATCTCAGGGCTCCCCGTCGTCAACGGTGAGGGCGTGCTCGTCGGCATCATCACCAACCGCGACATGCGGTTCGTGTCGCCGTTCGAGAAGGCGACCACGCGGGTCAGCGAGGTCATGACGAGCACGGGCCTCGTCACGGCTCCCGTCGGCACCGACCGCAACGCGGTCATGGCGCTCCTCGCCCAGCACCGGATCGAGAAGCTGCCGCTCATCGACGAGGCGGGCAAGCTCAAGGGCCTCATCACCGTCAAGGACTTCGACAAGAGCGAGAAGTACCCGCTCGCCACGAAGGACGACTCCGGTCGGCTCCGCGTCGGCGCGGCCATCGGCTTCTTCGGTGACGCCTGGTCCCGTGCCGGTCAGCTGCTCGACGCCGGCGTCGACGTCATCGTGGTCGACACCGCCAACGGAGAGAGTGCCGGCGTGCTCGACATCATCCGCAAGCTCAAGGCCGACCCGGCGTTCGCCGGTGTCGACGTCATCGGCGGCAACGTCGCGACGCGGTCAGGCGCCCAGGCCCTCATCGAGGCGGGTGCCGACGCCATCAAGGTGGGCGTCGGTCCGGGCTCCATCTGCACCACCCGTGTCGTCGCCGGTGTTGGCGTGCCCCAGGTGACCGCGGTCTACGAGGCGTCGCTCGCAGCCCGCGAGGTGAACGTCCCGGTCATCGCCGACGGCGGCCTGCAGTACTCCGGCGACATCGCCAAGGCCCTCGTCGCCGGTGCCGACACGGTCATGCTCGGTTCGCTCCTCGCGGGCACCGACGAGAGCCCCGGCGACCTCGTGTTCGTGGGCGGCAAGCAGTTCAAGAACTACCGGGGCATGGGTTCGCTCGGTGCCATGCAGACGCGTGGCGAGAAGACGTCCTACTCCAAGGACCGCTACTTCCAGGCCGACGTCCCGAGCGACGACAAGCTGATCCCCGAGGGCATCGAGGGCCAGGTGCCCTACCGCGGACCGGTCTCGGCCGTCGCGTACCAGCTCATCGGCGGGCTGCGTCAGTCGATGTTCTACGTCGGTGCACGCAACATCGGTGAGCTCAAGGCGAAGGGCAAGTTCGTCCGCATCACCTCCGCCGGTCTCAAGGAGTCGCACCCGCACGACGTGCAGATCGTCGTCGAGGCGCCGAACTACCGCAAGTGA
- a CDS encoding branched-chain amino acid ABC transporter permease has translation MSAVPAHADEVGEEYDFYFAGNVKYDDKPLDGVNITVDGNGYKADVDTDADGKWKIGVPEKGTYKVTLDEETLPKGVIVAEGGATIEAEFGLTQSKSVNFFLGEGERVTVSFWDQLAERLVNGLNFGLMLALAAIGASLVFGTTGLSNFAHAEMVTFGAIMALVFGVFLQWPIWLAIIIALALSAAFGFALDAGIWRPLRRKGVGIVQVMIVSIGLSLALRYVFLYFVGGGTFQLPGSGEENIKLFGTVSLSVTDMISMAVSVVVLLGVAWWLIKTKTGKATRAISDNPSLAAASGIDVDRVVRIVWILAATLAGLSGILWAYFRPGIKWDMGAQLLLLIFAAITLGGLGTAFGAMVGALIIGILVEVSTLWIPSDIKYVGALVVLIAVLLVRPQGILGRRERIG, from the coding sequence ATGAGCGCCGTCCCGGCTCATGCCGACGAAGTGGGTGAGGAGTACGACTTCTACTTCGCTGGGAACGTCAAGTACGACGACAAACCACTCGACGGCGTGAACATCACGGTCGACGGCAACGGCTACAAGGCCGACGTCGACACCGATGCCGACGGCAAGTGGAAGATCGGCGTCCCCGAGAAAGGTACGTACAAGGTCACCCTCGACGAGGAGACCCTCCCGAAGGGCGTCATCGTCGCCGAAGGCGGCGCGACCATCGAGGCCGAGTTCGGCCTCACCCAATCGAAGTCCGTGAACTTCTTCCTCGGTGAGGGCGAACGCGTCACCGTCAGCTTCTGGGATCAGCTCGCCGAACGGCTCGTCAACGGGCTGAACTTCGGACTCATGCTCGCCCTGGCGGCCATCGGAGCGTCGCTCGTGTTCGGCACCACCGGCCTCAGCAACTTCGCCCACGCGGAGATGGTGACGTTCGGCGCGATCATGGCGCTCGTCTTCGGGGTGTTCCTGCAGTGGCCCATCTGGCTGGCCATCATCATCGCCCTCGCGTTGAGCGCCGCCTTCGGCTTCGCGCTCGATGCCGGCATCTGGAGACCCTTGAGACGCAAGGGCGTCGGCATCGTGCAGGTGATGATCGTCTCGATCGGCCTGTCGCTGGCGCTCCGCTACGTCTTCCTCTACTTCGTCGGCGGCGGCACCTTCCAGCTGCCCGGCTCCGGAGAGGAGAACATCAAGCTGTTCGGCACGGTGTCGCTCAGCGTGACCGACATGATCAGCATGGCCGTGAGCGTCGTGGTCCTCCTCGGCGTGGCCTGGTGGCTCATCAAGACGAAGACCGGCAAGGCGACGCGAGCGATCTCGGACAACCCGAGCCTCGCAGCGGCGAGCGGTATCGACGTCGACCGCGTGGTCCGTATCGTCTGGATCCTCGCAGCCACCCTCGCCGGCCTCTCCGGCATCCTGTGGGCGTACTTCCGACCCGGCATCAAGTGGGACATGGGAGCGCAGCTCCTCCTCCTCATCTTCGCGGCCATCACCCTCGGCGGGCTCGGAACCGCCTTCGGCGCCATGGTCGGCGCCCTCATCATCGGCATCCTCGTCGAAGTCTCGACGCTCTGGATCCCGTCTGACATCAAGTACGTCGGCGCCCTCGTGGTGCTCATCGCGGTGCTCCTCGTGAGACCGCAGGGCATCCTCGGACGTCGCGAGAGAATCGGTTAG
- a CDS encoding branched-chain amino acid ABC transporter permease, with protein sequence MDWGSILSNTLAWVISPETIAYALAALGLAVHFGYGGLLNFGMAGFMALGAYGYAISILSFDLPWWAGIIVGCLASVVFAFILGIPTLRLRADYLAIVTIAAAEIVRLLFTTQVFDEYTNSADGLGNYHAGFRAANPIPEGIYGFGPWELNANQWWVRIFGILLLAVAALLVFLLMRSPWGRVLKGIREDEDAVRALGKNVFAYKMQALVVGGVFGALGGVVLALPSAVVPSVYVTSLTFFIWTILLLGGAATVFGPLLGSVIFWVIMAFLSNVLPALVKADVLPFMSSTQASTLRYVLVGVALMLIVIFRPQGILGNKKELTFVK encoded by the coding sequence ATGGACTGGGGAAGCATTCTCTCGAACACGCTCGCTTGGGTCATCAGCCCGGAGACGATCGCCTACGCGCTCGCAGCACTCGGATTGGCCGTGCACTTCGGCTATGGCGGGTTGTTGAACTTCGGTATGGCCGGATTCATGGCGCTCGGCGCCTACGGCTACGCCATCTCGATCCTGAGCTTCGACCTCCCGTGGTGGGCCGGCATCATCGTCGGTTGCCTGGCATCGGTGGTCTTCGCCTTCATCCTCGGCATTCCGACGTTGCGATTGCGGGCCGATTATCTGGCCATCGTGACGATCGCCGCGGCGGAGATCGTCCGTCTGCTCTTCACCACGCAGGTCTTCGACGAGTACACCAACTCCGCTGACGGCCTCGGCAACTACCACGCCGGCTTCCGGGCCGCGAACCCGATCCCGGAGGGCATCTACGGCTTCGGCCCGTGGGAGCTCAACGCGAACCAGTGGTGGGTCCGGATCTTCGGCATCCTGCTGCTGGCCGTCGCCGCCCTCCTCGTGTTCCTCCTCATGCGCAGCCCCTGGGGCCGTGTCCTGAAGGGCATCCGCGAGGACGAGGACGCCGTGCGCGCCCTCGGCAAGAACGTGTTCGCGTACAAGATGCAGGCGCTCGTCGTCGGTGGCGTCTTCGGCGCACTCGGCGGGGTGGTGCTGGCACTGCCCTCCGCGGTCGTGCCCAGCGTGTACGTCACGAGCCTCACGTTCTTCATCTGGACGATCCTCCTGCTCGGCGGGGCCGCGACGGTCTTCGGACCGCTGCTCGGCTCGGTGATCTTCTGGGTGATCATGGCGTTCCTCTCGAACGTCCTCCCGGCGCTCGTGAAGGCCGACGTCCTGCCGTTCATGAGCTCGACGCAGGCGTCGACGCTCCGCTACGTGCTGGTGGGTGTCGCGCTCATGCTGATCGTCATCTTCAGGCCGCAAGGCATCCTCGGAAACAAGAAGGAGCTGACCTTTGTCAAGTAA
- a CDS encoding ABC transporter ATP-binding protein gives MSSNSSPTSRPVKTTGLHVGEIVPGVKKVDPILIADQVTRTFGGLQAVNVEHLEVPRNAITALIGPNGAGKTTLFNLLTGFDKPNTGTWNFDGKSLGGVPAFKVARMGQVRTFQLTKALGLLTVLENMKLGATGQTGEGIFSSLVKPLWRKQEADLEVKAMDLLRRFKLDTKRDDYAASLSGGQRKLLEMARALMSDPKLVMLDEPMAGVNPALTQSLLDHILALKDEGMTVLFVEHDMQMVRHIADWVVVMAEGRVVAEGPPDTVMENPAVIDAYLGSHQDVDLGVVTGRIAGEDSAAAEELLAEIEDERLAAGAEPEEERK, from the coding sequence TTGTCAAGTAACAGCTCACCCACCTCGCGGCCGGTCAAGACCACCGGTCTCCACGTCGGCGAGATCGTCCCGGGCGTCAAGAAGGTCGACCCGATCCTCATCGCGGACCAGGTCACCCGGACCTTCGGCGGCCTGCAGGCGGTGAACGTGGAGCACCTGGAGGTGCCCCGCAACGCGATCACCGCCCTCATCGGTCCGAACGGTGCCGGCAAGACCACCCTGTTCAACCTGCTGACCGGCTTCGACAAACCGAACACCGGAACGTGGAACTTCGACGGCAAGAGCCTCGGCGGCGTCCCCGCGTTCAAGGTCGCCCGCATGGGGCAGGTCCGCACCTTCCAGCTGACGAAGGCGCTCGGCCTCCTCACCGTGCTCGAGAACATGAAGCTCGGAGCGACCGGTCAGACGGGTGAGGGCATCTTCTCGAGCCTCGTGAAGCCGCTCTGGCGGAAGCAGGAGGCGGACCTCGAGGTCAAGGCCATGGACTTGCTGCGACGGTTCAAGCTCGACACCAAGCGCGACGACTACGCCGCCAGCCTGTCCGGCGGCCAGCGCAAGCTCCTCGAGATGGCGCGGGCGCTCATGAGCGACCCGAAGCTCGTCATGCTCGACGAGCCGATGGCCGGCGTCAACCCGGCACTCACCCAGTCGCTGCTCGACCACATCCTGGCGCTGAAGGACGAGGGCATGACCGTGCTGTTCGTCGAGCACGACATGCAGATGGTGCGCCACATCGCCGACTGGGTGGTCGTCATGGCCGAGGGTCGCGTCGTCGCCGAAGGGCCGCCGGACACCGTCATGGAGAACCCGGCCGTCATCGACGCCTACCTCGGCAGCCACCAGGACGTCGACCTCGGTGTCGTGACCGGCCGGATCGCCGGCGAGGACAGCGCCGCAGCCGAAGAGCTGCTGGCCGAGATCGAAGATGAACGGCTCGCGGCTGGTGCCGAGCCCGAGGAGGAGCGGAAATGA
- a CDS encoding ABC transporter ATP-binding protein: protein MSDVKGAPVGGTAVNTAEMVVEVSDLTAGYLPGVNILNSANLTARKGELIGIIGPNGAGKSTLLKAIFGQVKVRSGQVLLNGEDITGLRANKLVARGVGFVPQTNNVFPSLTIEDNLKMGLFQKPKQYTERLEFVTGIFSELGKRLKQRAGSLSGGERQMVAMSRALMMDPHVLLLDEPSAGLSPVRQDDAFIRVSDINKAGVTTIMVEQNARRCLQICDRGYVLDQGRDAYTGTGRELLSDDKVIGLYLGTLGQDED, encoded by the coding sequence ATGAGCGACGTGAAGGGCGCCCCCGTGGGCGGCACCGCGGTCAACACCGCCGAGATGGTCGTCGAGGTCAGCGATCTGACGGCCGGTTACCTGCCCGGCGTGAACATCCTCAACAGCGCAAACCTCACGGCGCGCAAGGGTGAACTCATCGGCATCATCGGGCCGAACGGCGCCGGCAAGTCGACGCTGCTCAAGGCGATCTTCGGGCAGGTGAAGGTGCGGAGCGGTCAGGTCCTCCTGAACGGTGAGGACATCACCGGGCTCCGGGCGAACAAGCTCGTCGCGCGTGGTGTGGGATTCGTCCCGCAGACGAACAACGTCTTCCCGAGCCTCACCATCGAGGACAACCTGAAGATGGGGCTGTTCCAGAAGCCGAAGCAGTACACCGAACGTCTGGAGTTCGTCACCGGGATCTTCAGTGAACTCGGCAAGCGGCTCAAGCAGCGCGCCGGTTCGCTGTCCGGCGGTGAGCGGCAGATGGTCGCGATGTCGCGGGCGCTCATGATGGACCCGCACGTGCTGCTGCTCGACGAGCCGTCCGCTGGACTGTCGCCCGTCCGCCAGGACGACGCGTTCATCCGGGTCTCCGACATCAACAAGGCCGGTGTCACGACCATCATGGTCGAGCAGAACGCGCGTCGCTGTCTCCAGATCTGCGACCGTGGCTATGTGCTCGATCAGGGCCGCGACGCGTACACCGGCACCGGCCGTGAACTGCTGTCGGACGACAAGGTCATCGGACTCTACCTGGGCACGCTCGGCCAGGACGAGGACTGA
- a CDS encoding ABC transporter substrate-binding protein, which translates to MSVFSKATAARSRPRAIVLGGIALIGASALVLSGCASGGSDDSGSGSSKPAGDLTLKLGTALPQTGNLAFLGPPEEAGVGLAVKEVNDANLGIKIDLTLGDSGDSDNKAYATEVPRLLSEGVTAIIGAASSGVSKLFIDEVTGAGVIQFSPANTSADFTTWDDNGLYWRTAPSDVLQGEVLGNLIAEDGNATLGIIYLNDSYGTGLAKFTKEAFESAGGEVVAEQSYNTGDTSFDAQISAVKAENPDAIAIIAFEETKTIVPGLAGFPSDKLYFVDGNLADYSADFAPGTLTGAKGTLPGLDTAKLGDFTDRLQAFVKDEGGEPLKDYSYAAESYDAVILLALAALQAGSTEGADMAGELQSVSGGKDDGEKVSTFEEGAKAIAEGKKINYDGNSGPITFDENGDPTEATIGIYQYGDDNKYTRTN; encoded by the coding sequence ATGAGCGTCTTTTCGAAGGCCACGGCCGCTCGCTCCCGCCCTCGTGCCATCGTTCTCGGTGGCATCGCACTGATCGGAGCCAGCGCGCTGGTCCTGAGCGGATGCGCCTCAGGTGGCAGTGACGACAGTGGCAGCGGCAGCAGCAAGCCTGCTGGCGACCTCACCCTGAAGCTCGGCACCGCGTTGCCCCAGACGGGCAACCTGGCGTTCCTCGGCCCGCCCGAGGAAGCCGGTGTCGGTCTCGCGGTCAAGGAGGTCAACGACGCCAACCTGGGCATCAAGATCGACCTGACGCTCGGCGACTCGGGTGACTCCGACAACAAGGCGTACGCGACCGAGGTCCCCCGTCTGCTCTCCGAGGGCGTCACCGCCATCATCGGTGCAGCGTCGTCGGGTGTGTCGAAGCTCTTCATCGACGAAGTCACCGGCGCAGGCGTCATCCAGTTCTCCCCGGCGAACACCTCCGCCGACTTCACGACGTGGGACGACAACGGTCTCTACTGGCGGACGGCGCCGTCCGACGTGCTGCAGGGCGAGGTCCTCGGGAACCTGATCGCGGAGGACGGCAACGCCACCCTCGGCATCATCTACCTGAACGACTCGTACGGCACCGGCCTGGCGAAGTTCACCAAGGAGGCGTTCGAGAGCGCCGGCGGTGAAGTGGTCGCCGAGCAGTCGTACAACACGGGCGACACCTCCTTCGACGCGCAGATCAGCGCGGTCAAGGCGGAGAACCCCGACGCGATCGCGATCATCGCGTTCGAGGAGACCAAGACGATCGTCCCCGGTCTCGCCGGGTTCCCGTCTGACAAGCTCTACTTCGTCGACGGCAACCTCGCCGACTACAGCGCGGACTTCGCTCCCGGCACCCTCACGGGCGCCAAGGGAACGCTGCCCGGTCTCGACACCGCCAAGCTCGGTGACTTCACCGACCGCCTCCAGGCGTTCGTGAAGGACGAGGGTGGCGAGCCGCTGAAGGACTACAGCTACGCGGCCGAATCCTACGACGCGGTCATCCTGCTCGCCCTCGCGGCGCTGCAGGCGGGCTCGACCGAGGGTGCCGACATGGCCGGCGAGCTCCAGTCCGTGTCCGGTGGTAAGGACGACGGCGAGAAGGTGTCCACCTTCGAAGAGGGTGCGAAGGCCATCGCTGAAGGCAAGAAGATCAACTACGACGGAAACTCCGGTCCGATCACCTTCGACGAGAACGGTGACCCGACCGAGGCGACCATCGGTATCTACCAGTACGGTGACGACAACAAGTACACCCGCACCAACTAG
- the rarD gene encoding EamA family transporter RarD — protein MISAVAAYCLWGALPLYFIALAPAGAFEVVAWRIVFSLVFCAVLILVTRSWRRLLGILRQRRIVLTMGLAGALIYVNWQTYVYGALNGQVVEASLGYFINPIVTVFLGVFFLRERLRPAQWAAVVVSVIAVLVLAIGHGSVPWIALILAFSFGLYGYIKKQVGGVVDAVSGLTLETAWLTPVAIAQLIAVGVSGGLTIGTAGVGHTLLLVGAGVITAVPLLLFAAAARRLPLTWMGFIQYFAPIIQFVVGVAVLHEAMPPERWLGFGLVWLALAILTVDMLVASARSRRSAAADRRRAARV, from the coding sequence CTGATCTCGGCCGTCGCCGCGTACTGCCTCTGGGGAGCACTGCCGCTCTACTTCATCGCGCTCGCGCCGGCCGGAGCCTTCGAGGTGGTCGCCTGGCGGATCGTGTTCTCCCTCGTGTTCTGCGCCGTGCTCATCCTCGTGACGCGCTCCTGGCGTCGCCTGCTCGGGATCCTGCGGCAGCGGCGCATCGTGCTCACGATGGGGTTGGCCGGCGCGCTCATCTACGTCAACTGGCAGACCTACGTCTACGGAGCCCTCAACGGGCAGGTGGTCGAGGCCTCGCTCGGGTACTTCATCAACCCGATCGTCACCGTCTTCCTCGGCGTCTTCTTCCTCCGCGAGCGGCTTCGTCCCGCGCAGTGGGCCGCAGTGGTCGTCAGCGTGATCGCGGTGCTCGTCCTCGCGATCGGGCACGGCAGCGTCCCGTGGATCGCCCTCATCCTCGCCTTCTCCTTCGGCCTGTACGGCTACATCAAGAAGCAGGTCGGTGGTGTGGTCGACGCGGTGTCGGGTCTGACGCTCGAGACGGCTTGGCTGACGCCTGTCGCGATCGCGCAGCTCATCGCCGTCGGTGTCTCCGGCGGGCTCACGATCGGCACCGCCGGAGTGGGGCACACGCTCCTGCTGGTCGGTGCCGGTGTCATCACCGCCGTCCCGCTCCTGCTGTTCGCCGCGGCGGCTCGGCGGTTGCCGCTCACCTGGATGGGGTTCATCCAGTACTTCGCGCCGATCATCCAGTTCGTCGTCGGCGTGGCGGTCCTCCACGAGGCGATGCCGCCGGAGCGGTGGCTGGGCTTCGGACTCGTCTGGTTGGCACTCGCCATCCTCACGGTCGACATGCTCGTGGCGTCCGCGCGCAGCCGACGGTCCGCGGCCGCCGATCGACGCCGCGCCGCGAGGGTCTGA
- the groES gene encoding co-chaperone GroES: protein MSVSIKPLEDRIVIKQVEAEQTTASGLVIPDTAKEKPQEGEVVAVGPGRIDDNGNRVPLDVAVGDKVIYSKYGGTEVKYAGEDYLVLSARDVLAVVVR from the coding sequence GTGTCGGTCTCCATCAAGCCGCTCGAGGATCGCATCGTCATCAAGCAGGTCGAGGCAGAGCAGACCACCGCTTCCGGTCTGGTCATCCCCGACACCGCCAAGGAGAAGCCCCAGGAGGGCGAGGTCGTGGCGGTCGGACCCGGTCGCATCGACGACAACGGCAACCGCGTCCCCCTCGACGTCGCCGTCGGCGACAAGGTGATCTACTCCAAGTACGGCGGCACCGAGGTCAAGTACGCCGGTGAGGACTACCTGGTCCTGTCCGCGCGCGACGTCCTCGCCGTCGTCGTCCGCTAG
- a CDS encoding class I SAM-dependent methyltransferase, giving the protein MERSELVELLTAEGLRLLDSLPPYPSKDEAVRLVGRLRNEGHSPALVAAVLTQSRLRQKAVGKFGPFADRMLFTEAGLEQATRLPVAALHAGRFARAGLTRIADLGSGIGADSMAMASLDLEVTAVDIDEVTAAIASYNLAPFPSATVRNEAAEDVALEGFDAVWFDPARRTAGHADTARLASAADYTPSLDTVFATAGSLPVGVKLGPGFDRSLIPDEAEAQWVSVDGQLVEMTLWFGPLARPGVRRAALLLADGVHHELTADGDADDAPVRDLGEYVHEPDGSVIRARLIGDLAVRLEAGMLGQGIAYLTSDSATTSPFASTFRVLERLPMDEKTLKRTMRERGIGVLEIKKRGVDIDPATFRKRLALRGDHSATIILTRIAGKHSALLVERVAH; this is encoded by the coding sequence ATGGAACGATCGGAACTCGTGGAGCTCCTGACGGCCGAGGGGCTCAGACTCCTCGACTCGCTCCCGCCCTACCCGTCCAAGGACGAGGCCGTCCGACTCGTCGGTCGGCTCCGGAACGAGGGGCACTCCCCCGCACTCGTCGCGGCCGTGCTCACGCAGTCGCGCCTCCGGCAGAAGGCGGTCGGCAAGTTCGGCCCCTTCGCCGACCGCATGCTGTTCACGGAGGCAGGCCTCGAACAGGCCACCCGCCTGCCCGTCGCCGCTCTGCACGCCGGGCGCTTCGCCCGGGCCGGCCTGACGCGCATCGCCGATCTCGGGAGCGGCATCGGCGCCGATTCGATGGCGATGGCCTCCCTCGACCTGGAGGTGACGGCGGTCGACATCGACGAGGTCACCGCCGCCATCGCGAGCTACAACCTGGCACCGTTCCCCTCGGCGACCGTCCGGAACGAAGCGGCCGAGGACGTCGCCCTCGAGGGGTTCGACGCCGTCTGGTTCGACCCGGCCCGACGGACGGCAGGACACGCCGACACGGCGCGGCTCGCCAGCGCCGCCGACTACACCCCCTCCCTCGACACCGTCTTCGCCACGGCGGGCAGCCTCCCGGTCGGCGTCAAACTCGGGCCCGGCTTCGACCGCTCCCTCATCCCGGACGAAGCCGAGGCGCAGTGGGTATCGGTCGACGGCCAACTCGTCGAGATGACCCTCTGGTTCGGCCCGCTCGCCCGACCGGGTGTCCGGCGTGCCGCGCTCCTGCTCGCTGACGGCGTCCACCACGAGCTCACGGCGGACGGCGACGCGGACGACGCCCCGGTCCGCGACCTCGGTGAGTACGTGCACGAACCCGACGGCTCCGTCATCCGCGCCCGTCTCATCGGCGACCTCGCCGTCCGCTTGGAGGCGGGCATGCTCGGTCAGGGCATCGCGTACCTCACCTCCGACAGCGCGACGACCTCGCCGTTCGCGTCGACGTTCCGTGTGCTCGAACGGCTCCCCATGGATGAGAAGACCCTCAAGCGGACGATGCGCGAGCGCGGGATCGGCGTCCTCGAGATCAAGAAGCGCGGCGTGGACATCGACCCGGCGACGTTCCGCAAACGGCTCGCGTTGCGCGGCGACCACTCGGCCACGATCATCCTCACGAGGATCGCGGGGAAGCACAGCGCCCTGCTGGTGGAGCGCGTCGCTCACTGA